The Acidobacteriota bacterium genome window below encodes:
- a CDS encoding S8 family serine peptidase translates to MNRGRLFAICLTVVLLAGVGLFFLKPAPLKAASVNKQIIVKLLPTGSLGLILSKFRLTLVDQILDKREFLLEAPLLTDINLLMPLIRILPGVEDVGPNVLIWPHRSPRGYPGDRPVVFGNEAYAFQSQQLTTFFQVDELHSLSQGAGVKVAVLDTGVDATHPVLAGHIAANGYDYVDNDKTPIDAPGGKDFGHGTFVSGLVLLMAPQTQVLPIRVLGPDGSGDAFHVAAGIYYAAEQGANIINLSLGTDRDTGILRRSVLFAQNAGCLVTAAMGNEDLNADDVYPAAYPNVIAVAATDFNDGKASFSNFGPVVDLAAPGVGIVSAFPQGRYAQWSGTSFATPLVSAEAALLFAQGKSREEVLTHINSSVVSTALANSVPLGRGRIDPLAALSQR, encoded by the coding sequence ATGAACCGAGGACGCTTGTTCGCGATTTGCCTGACCGTGGTTCTCCTGGCCGGAGTCGGTTTGTTTTTCTTAAAACCCGCTCCACTGAAAGCAGCTTCCGTTAACAAACAGATTATTGTCAAACTCTTACCGACTGGGTCACTTGGCCTGATTCTTTCAAAATTCAGGCTCACGCTGGTTGATCAAATTCTGGATAAACGGGAATTTTTGCTCGAAGCCCCATTACTCACTGACATTAACCTTCTGATGCCATTGATCCGGATTCTTCCCGGAGTGGAAGATGTCGGCCCCAATGTATTGATTTGGCCACATCGCAGCCCCCGAGGGTATCCAGGCGATAGACCAGTGGTGTTTGGAAATGAAGCCTATGCCTTTCAATCACAACAACTAACCACATTTTTTCAGGTGGACGAACTGCATTCACTTTCACAGGGAGCCGGGGTTAAGGTAGCAGTTCTGGACACAGGTGTTGATGCCACCCACCCGGTTTTGGCAGGACACATCGCGGCAAACGGGTATGATTACGTTGACAATGATAAGACTCCGATTGATGCACCTGGCGGAAAAGACTTTGGCCACGGCACATTTGTTTCGGGATTGGTTTTACTGATGGCACCCCAGACTCAGGTTTTACCGATACGGGTTCTCGGGCCAGATGGCTCAGGGGATGCGTTTCATGTCGCGGCGGGTATTTACTATGCGGCTGAACAAGGTGCCAACATCATTAATCTCAGCCTTGGGACAGACCGGGATACCGGAATTTTACGACGCTCAGTCTTGTTTGCTCAGAATGCCGGCTGTCTGGTGACAGCGGCAATGGGAAATGAAGATTTAAACGCCGATGATGTCTATCCAGCAGCCTATCCAAATGTCATCGCGGTTGCCGCCACGGATTTTAACGATGGGAAAGCTTCGTTTTCCAACTTTGGCCCGGTGGTTGATCTCGCCGCGCCAGGTGTCGGCATCGTGAGTGCATTTCCTCAGGGCAGGTATGCTCAATGGAGCGGCACATCGTTTGCCACCCCACTGGTTTCAGCCGAAGCCGCCTTGTTATTTGCCCAGGGGAAAAGCCGTGAAGAAGTCCTCACCCATATCAATAGCTCGGTTGTGAGCACAGCGCTTGCCAATTCGGTGCCTTTGGGGCGTGGTCGGATTGATCCACTGGCGGCACTGTCTCAACGGTAA
- a CDS encoding iron ABC transporter permease: MDNKETAETQNPDKETRGHGDTETQRQATESSARLLQPNFFSPTSSAQLLQPNFFSPALEPRTRWFFLIAGFILVTAIIAGIGIGSATIAPDTVVRVIASHMLPAGWVDITGVREVDVAVVWLIRTPRVLVAVLVGAGLAIAGAQMQGLFQNPLASPDIIGTSSGGALGAVIALATGLATRSLWYMPMLAFIGALISLFVVYAISTQRGRTPVSTLLLAGVALNALIGAATSFVITLKWVRWEVATSIIFWMMGGLDTRTWDHVCLVLPCVLLGTGIALMFTRELDVLLLGEEFALGLGIDVERAKQIILTGAALLTGTAVAVSGIVGFVGLIIPHIVRLIIGPRHRYLLPASALTGASFLVVADILARTLQSPEEIRLGIITAVFGAPFFLYLLLRHQQAANSS, from the coding sequence ATGGACAATAAGGAAACTGCGGAAACCCAAAACCCAGACAAAGAAACAAGGGGACACGGAGACACGGAGACACAGAGACAAGCCACCGAGTCTTCAGCCCGACTTCTTCAGCCCAACTTCTTCAGCCCAACTTCTTCAGCCCAACTTCTTCAGCCCAACTTCTTCAGCCCTGCTTTAGAACCCAGAACCCGATGGTTTTTTCTCATTGCCGGTTTCATTCTGGTAACTGCCATCATCGCTGGGATTGGCATCGGGAGTGCAACCATTGCACCAGACACGGTGGTGCGGGTCATTGCATCACACATGCTTCCGGCTGGGTGGGTTGATATAACCGGAGTTAGAGAAGTTGATGTGGCAGTGGTCTGGTTGATTCGAACACCTCGGGTCCTGGTGGCGGTTCTGGTCGGGGCAGGACTCGCGATTGCTGGGGCTCAGATGCAGGGGTTGTTTCAAAACCCGCTTGCTTCGCCAGATATCATCGGCACCAGTTCGGGTGGGGCATTGGGGGCCGTGATTGCGCTGGCAACCGGTTTGGCCACGCGCTCGCTGTGGTACATGCCGATGCTGGCGTTTATCGGCGCCCTGATTTCCCTCTTTGTGGTGTATGCCATCTCCACCCAGCGAGGACGCACGCCGGTTTCAACTCTCCTCCTGGCTGGAGTTGCACTCAATGCCTTGATTGGCGCGGCAACTTCGTTTGTCATCACCTTGAAGTGGGTTCGTTGGGAAGTCGCCACCAGCATTATCTTTTGGATGATGGGTGGCCTCGATACTCGCACCTGGGACCACGTCTGCCTGGTACTTCCTTGTGTGTTGCTGGGAACAGGCATTGCCCTGATGTTTACCCGGGAATTGGACGTCTTGCTGCTCGGTGAAGAATTTGCCCTCGGGCTTGGCATTGATGTTGAGCGAGCCAAGCAAATCATCCTGACTGGCGCTGCCCTCCTGACTGGGACCGCTGTGGCCGTCAGCGGAATTGTTGGATTCGTTGGGTTGATCATTCCGCATATTGTGCGGCTTATTATTGGTCCGCGACATCGCTATCTGCTCCCAGCCAGTGCATTGACCGGCGCCTCATTTCTGGTTGTGGCCGATATCCTGGCCCGGACTCTGCAAAGCCCAGAAGAAATTCGACTTGGAATCATCACTGCGGTGTTTGGCGCGCCGTTTTTCCTCTATCTCCTGCTCAGACACCAGCAGGCCGCCAACTCAAGTTAG